The Roseicyclus marinus genome has a segment encoding these proteins:
- a CDS encoding AraC family transcriptional regulator, with the protein MNDSRPPYSVLSLGKMRMQEPWRIELLHGRGLHRLYWITRGQGRVTVNCVTRGYGPNTAVFVPAGTQMALELPAQIQGIELCLPAGTELGLPADPFHLRISSIEAQASLTGHLERIERELGAAAPAMDRAVTGYGLLVSAWMERELTRAEGAILREKTHRLAELFGSMMESRFRSGRGIADYAEALQVTPTHLSRICREAAGRPAHALLTERIMYEARRLLRDTDMPAREVAETLGFSSAAYFTRAFQQSTGRTPSEFRAPRNRA; encoded by the coding sequence ATGAACGACTCACGTCCCCCCTACAGTGTCCTGTCCCTGGGCAAGATGCGCATGCAGGAACCCTGGCGGATCGAACTGCTGCACGGGCGCGGTTTGCATCGTCTCTACTGGATCACGCGCGGACAGGGACGGGTCACGGTCAATTGCGTGACGCGCGGCTATGGGCCGAACACCGCCGTCTTCGTGCCGGCAGGAACCCAGATGGCGCTGGAACTGCCCGCCCAGATCCAGGGGATCGAACTCTGCCTGCCTGCCGGGACCGAGCTTGGCCTGCCCGCCGACCCCTTCCACCTGCGCATCTCCAGCATCGAGGCGCAGGCAAGCCTGACCGGCCACCTGGAACGAATCGAACGGGAACTGGGGGCCGCAGCCCCCGCCATGGACCGTGCCGTCACAGGCTACGGCCTGCTTGTCTCCGCCTGGATGGAACGCGAATTGACGCGGGCCGAAGGCGCGATCTTGCGGGAAAAGACCCATAGGCTTGCCGAATTGTTCGGCAGCATGATGGAAAGCCGGTTCCGCAGCGGGCGCGGCATCGCCGATTACGCCGAGGCGTTGCAGGTCACCCCCACCCATCTCAGCCGCATCTGCCGCGAGGCCGCGGGCCGCCCGGCCCATGCCCTGCTGACCGAACGGATCATGTACGAAGCCCGCCGCCTCTTGCGCGACACCGACATGCCGGCCCGCGAAGTGGCCGAAACATTGGGCTTTTCCTCGGCGGCCTATTTCACCCGCGCCTTCCAGCAATCGACCGGGCGCACCCCCTCCGAATTCCGCGCGCCCCGCAATCGCGCCTGA
- the miaA gene encoding tRNA (adenosine(37)-N6)-dimethylallyltransferase MiaA, translating to MIDPATIPPSQPVLIAGPTASGKSALALAIAEAGGGVIVNADALQVYDGWRILTARPSVEEEARAPHALYGHVPFTGDYSVGDWLRALTPLLEGPARPIIVGGTGLYFRALTEGLAEIPPTPADIRARADTLDPPALIADLERIDPAILARIDTQNPARLRRAWEVWHATGRAFSDWQADTGPPPLPLDHALPFLIDADRDWLSARITRRFDAMLAAGALEEARAILPLWDKAGGARKAIGAPELIAHLRGEMTLAEAREAAIIASRQYAKRQRTWFRARMGNWTRIAQPAP from the coding sequence ATGATCGACCCCGCCACCATCCCCCCCTCCCAGCCGGTGCTGATCGCCGGGCCGACGGCCTCGGGGAAATCCGCGCTGGCGCTGGCCATTGCCGAGGCGGGCGGCGGCGTCATCGTCAATGCCGATGCCCTGCAGGTCTATGACGGCTGGCGAATCCTGACCGCCCGCCCCAGCGTTGAGGAAGAGGCGCGCGCGCCCCATGCGCTTTATGGCCATGTTCCCTTTACCGGCGACTATTCCGTGGGCGATTGGCTGCGCGCGCTCACCCCCCTGCTTGAGGGGCCCGCGCGCCCCATCATCGTGGGCGGCACCGGCCTGTATTTCCGGGCCCTGACCGAAGGCCTGGCCGAGATCCCCCCCACACCCGCCGATATCCGCGCGCGGGCCGATACGCTCGATCCCCCCGCGCTCATCGCCGATCTGGAACGCATCGATCCTGCCATTCTTGCCCGGATCGACACGCAAAACCCCGCGCGCCTGCGCCGGGCTTGGGAAGTGTGGCATGCGACCGGGCGCGCCTTTTCCGATTGGCAGGCCGATACCGGGCCGCCGCCCCTGCCCCTCGACCATGCCCTGCCGTTTCTGATCGACGCCGACCGCGATTGGCTCAGTGCTCGCATCACGCGCCGCTTCGACGCCATGCTCGCCGCAGGCGCATTGGAGGAGGCGCGCGCGATCCTGCCCCTTTGGGACAAGGCCGGGGGCGCGCGAAAAGCCATCGGCGCCCCCGAATTGATCGCGCATCTGCGGGGCGAGATGACGCTTGCCGAGGCCCGCGAGGCCGCGATCATCGCCAGCCGCCAATATGCCAAGCGCCAGCGCACATGGTTCCGCGCCCGCATGGGCAACTGGACCCGCATCGCGCAACCCGCCCCCTGA
- the pyrH gene encoding UMP kinase, translating into MPDDTETSFAPLYSRVMLKISGEALMGDQGFGLHPPTVERIAREVKSVHDLGVEICMVIGGGNIFRGLQGSAQGMERTTADYMGMLATVMNALAMQSALEGIGVFTRVISAITMNEVAEPYIRRRAVRHLEKKRVCIFAAGTGNPYFTTDTAATLRASEMNCQAIFKGTKVDGVYDKDPKKHADAKRYETVTYDEVLAQHLGVMDASAIALARENDLPIIVFSLDEPGGFKGILAGQGTYTRVS; encoded by the coding sequence ATGCCGGACGACACCGAGACCTCGTTCGCGCCGCTCTACAGCCGCGTCATGCTCAAGATTTCCGGCGAGGCCTTGATGGGCGACCAGGGATTCGGCCTGCACCCGCCGACCGTCGAACGGATCGCGCGCGAGGTGAAATCGGTCCATGATCTGGGCGTCGAGATCTGCATGGTCATCGGGGGTGGCAACATCTTTCGCGGGCTTCAGGGCTCGGCGCAGGGGATGGAGCGGACGACGGCCGATTACATGGGGATGCTGGCGACCGTCATGAACGCGCTCGCCATGCAATCGGCGCTGGAAGGGATCGGGGTCTTTACCCGTGTGATCAGCGCCATCACCATGAACGAGGTGGCCGAGCCCTATATCCGCCGCCGCGCCGTGCGCCACCTCGAGAAAAAGCGCGTGTGCATTTTCGCGGCGGGCACCGGAAACCCCTATTTCACGACCGATACGGCGGCGACGCTGCGCGCCTCCGAGATGAATTGCCAGGCGATCTTCAAGGGCACCAAGGTCGACGGGGTCTATGACAAGGACCCCAAGAAACACGCCGATGCCAAGCGGTATGAAACGGTCACCTATGACGAGGTTCTGGCCCAGCACCTGGGCGTGATGGATGCCTCGGCCATTGCCCTGGCGCGGGAAAACGACCTGCCGATCATCGTCTTCAGCCTCGATGAGCCGGGCGGGTTCAAGGGTATTCTGGCAGGCCAGGGCACCTATACGCGGGTGTCCTGA